The DNA sequence tgctgcgGCGGGAGGACTTGGTTGCATTTGCGCCTCTTACCGGATCGAGTGCTGTTCGCGGGTGGGACCCtcacttctattttttaACCCCCGCGCCCAACGCTGAGCTCATCGCCCTCCTCCGGTACGCGATAAACCGCCTTCGTTTGCTTCGGGTTGGATTTATGTACCTTCAGGGTGTGCACTTCGGTGACAGGGAATATCAAGAGACCCTGAAGCTCATGACCCGTATGGGCAGAAGGTTGTGCGGGGTTTTTACCAAGATGCATGCAGCCACCGTAATGAGAGCCGATGAAGAGTTTGATTCGCTCTGGGAGGAATTTGTGATGACGCATCCGCAGGGGGTCATCGTGTTCACTCCCCCGATCCGTGAGGCGTTGAAGTTTGTAAGGAGGGTTGCGATGGATGCCCGCACGCGTGGTGTGTACGTGTTGGCTCCTTCGGCGATGCAATTCGTTATCGGTGCAACCTGGCGCACTGCAGTGGAAGAAGCTGCGGTCCCATATATTCCCGATAGGGTTATTGTGGCTGCGCCGAACCCGCTTGCAAGCGAAACGAAATACCACGCGGTACGGCGCTTCCAGGAGGATGCGAGGTCATACCTGCGTTATCATCCTGGCGTAACCGCGTTCAATGCTTCGGACGATTTTGATCACGATGATGCGGATGGAGCGCTTATGGTTTCTGGATGGGTTATAGGGGAGGTGCTATCGCAAGCGCTGAGTAGCCGTACGTGGTTGGAAAGTAGGGAGGCGTTCATTAAGTCATTGTACAACCAGCGTCGGTACGTTGTCGATGATCTCGTGTTTGGTAACTTCGGTGGTGAGTGCCATGGTATGGCGGGAGAGCGGGGTGCGTCGTGTTTATGTAACCAAGGTGGAAATGTTGTTTACATGAATTC is a window from the Trypanosoma brucei brucei TREU927 chromosome 8, complete sequence genome containing:
- a CDS encoding receptor-type adenylate cyclase GRESAG 4, putative, translated to MASVGQSTGFGGFAGVITGRHITTYSTGGTMRRRPPAITFFLIPLLLVLPHIVRPLAAKKSIKVKVYNLLFTNRAPRRSIETMGAGLNASFAARHWATAENVTVEIIPPPSRSVSTLKLLEAAADQNKGEFFVVVGPMGDTRTLAVLPLLRREDLVAFAPLTGSSAVRGWDPHFYFLTPAPNAELIALLRYAINRLRLLRVGFMYLQGVHFGDREYQETLKLMTRMGRRLCGVFTKMHAATVMRADEEFDSLWEEFVMTHPQGVIVFTPPIREALKFVRRVAMDARTRGVYVLAPSAMQFVIGATWRTAVEEAAVPYIPDRVIVAAPNPLASETKYHAVRRFQEDARSYLRYHPGVTAFNASDDFDHDDADGALMVSGWVIGEVLSQALSSRTWLESREAFIKSLYNQRRYVVDDLVFGNFGGECHGMAGERGASCLCNQGGNVVYMNSLGDDHRMIPLRDGITVFNIDQCSTSGVKMPTPLIVVVVLVVDDSAAVSAFFSLV